One genomic region from Candidatus Chlorobium masyuteum encodes:
- a CDS encoding universal stress protein, which yields MITIKKIICPVDFSELSRKSLQYANEFAKLSGGEVFLVGVIENDPTINYSHGLDAERAEAEKKLALLIDEEQMAGIVSDYVIYEGFAEECIIDYAKRKEADVIVMGSHGRRGLKRMILGSVAEHVVRRAPCPVLIVKENEHEFIK from the coding sequence ATGATTACAATTAAAAAAATCATCTGCCCGGTTGATTTCTCTGAGCTGTCGCGCAAGTCGTTGCAATACGCCAACGAGTTTGCAAAACTGTCAGGCGGAGAGGTCTTTCTGGTCGGCGTCATCGAAAACGATCCAACCATCAATTATTCACATGGACTGGATGCTGAACGAGCCGAAGCTGAAAAAAAACTTGCCCTGCTTATTGATGAAGAACAGATGGCAGGTATTGTGTCCGACTATGTCATTTATGAAGGATTTGCTGAAGAGTGCATCATTGACTATGCCAAACGCAAGGAAGCCGATGTCATTGTGATGGGATCACATGGGCGCCGCGGACTGAAGCGTATGATTCTCGGAAGCGTTGCTGAACACGTCGTTCGCCGTGCACCATGCCCGGTGCTTATCGTCAAGGAGAACGAGCACGAATTCATCAAGTAA
- a CDS encoding MFS transporter produces MAQNVTNVSHTEEVSSTRRVIAASSVGTLIEWYDFYIFGTLAKIISEQFFPKDNPTAALLATLATFAAGFVIRPFGALFFGRLGDLIGRKYTFLVTLVIMGGSTFAIGLVPGYKTIGFFAPAIVFILRLLQGLALGGEYGGAATYVAEHSPEGKRGFWTSFIQTTATLGLFLALGVILTVRQMLGVETFTDWGWRIPFILSALLVGVSIFIRMRMSESPLFAKMKKEGKTSANPLAESFKQKDNLKMVLIALLGATAGQGVVWYTGQFYALSFLQNACNIEFVQSNIIISIALLIGTPFFIVFGALSDKIGRKYIMMAGMLIAVIAYRPIYTIMYNDANLKTKEVIEDKTVNKMKYEVKGTDSLITSVTTKLYTDGTSYKETVKKKFPVDPAVKAAMPKDKLKPETKKEVTLPQNLYYKMIGLVLIQVIFVTMVYGPIAAFLVEIFPTRIRYTSMSLPYHIGNGVFGGLVPLISTRLVEATRPGPDLPPADPLAGLWYPILIAGVSFVIGSLYISNKTNNLDVE; encoded by the coding sequence ATGGCACAAAATGTCACAAACGTTTCCCATACCGAAGAGGTGTCCAGCACCCGGCGGGTTATTGCCGCGTCTTCGGTCGGAACGCTTATCGAGTGGTATGACTTTTATATCTTCGGTACTCTGGCAAAAATCATTTCCGAACAGTTCTTCCCCAAAGACAACCCGACAGCCGCACTGCTGGCCACACTGGCGACATTTGCCGCCGGTTTTGTCATCAGACCTTTCGGTGCACTTTTCTTCGGTCGCCTCGGTGACCTTATCGGCAGGAAGTACACCTTCCTTGTTACTCTTGTTATCATGGGTGGTTCAACCTTTGCCATCGGTCTTGTTCCCGGTTATAAAACAATCGGATTTTTTGCTCCGGCAATAGTATTTATTCTTCGGCTTCTGCAGGGTCTTGCTCTTGGAGGTGAGTACGGTGGTGCTGCAACCTATGTAGCCGAACACTCACCCGAAGGAAAAAGAGGCTTCTGGACCAGTTTTATCCAGACAACAGCTACCCTTGGTCTCTTCCTTGCACTCGGTGTCATTCTTACCGTCCGCCAGATGCTCGGTGTTGAAACCTTTACCGACTGGGGATGGCGTATTCCGTTTATTCTTTCCGCACTCCTTGTTGGTGTCTCGATCTTTATCCGCATGAGAATGTCGGAATCACCGCTCTTTGCAAAGATGAAAAAAGAGGGAAAAACTTCCGCAAATCCTCTGGCTGAGAGCTTCAAACAGAAAGATAACCTGAAGATGGTTCTTATTGCACTGCTCGGCGCAACCGCCGGTCAGGGTGTTGTCTGGTACACCGGTCAGTTCTATGCACTCTCCTTCCTGCAGAATGCCTGTAACATTGAGTTTGTACAAAGCAACATAATCATCTCTATCGCACTGCTTATCGGAACGCCATTCTTCATTGTATTCGGTGCGCTTTCCGACAAGATCGGACGCAAGTACATCATGATGGCCGGTATGCTGATCGCTGTTATAGCCTACAGACCGATCTATACCATCATGTACAACGATGCCAATCTCAAGACCAAAGAGGTGATCGAAGACAAAACGGTCAACAAGATGAAGTATGAGGTCAAAGGTACCGACTCGCTGATCACCTCCGTCACAACCAAACTTTATACCGACGGAACCAGCTACAAAGAGACCGTCAAGAAAAAGTTTCCGGTTGATCCTGCCGTTAAAGCTGCAATGCCGAAAGACAAGCTGAAACCTGAAACAAAGAAGGAAGTAACCCTTCCCCAGAACCTTTACTACAAGATGATCGGTCTGGTTCTTATCCAGGTTATTTTTGTGACCATGGTATACGGCCCGATTGCTGCGTTCCTGGTTGAGATTTTCCCGACCCGTATCCGCTATACCTCGATGTCCCTGCCCTACCATATCGGCAACGGCGTCTTCGGCGGTCTGGTTCCGCTTATCTCGACCCGTCTTGTTGAAGCAACCCGTCCCGGTCCGGATCTTCCGCCTGCCGACCCGCTTGCCGGTCTCTGGTACCCGATCCTGATTGCTGGCGTCAGCTTTGTCATCGGTTCGCTGTACATATCAAACAAGACAAACAACCTTGACGTAGAGTAA
- a CDS encoding DUF6814 family protein: protein MSAIKRIFGLLWTVMGVGIIPLVIMQAMKEIAAKPSEENWIFWSIVIVVLMPIIAFSLITFGIFALKGEYDVIA from the coding sequence ATGTCAGCAATAAAAAGGATTTTCGGTCTGCTCTGGACGGTCATGGGAGTGGGAATTATCCCGCTTGTGATCATGCAGGCGATGAAAGAGATCGCAGCAAAACCCAGTGAAGAGAACTGGATATTCTGGTCTATCGTGATTGTCGTGCTTATGCCGATTATCGCTTTCAGCCTGATTACCTTCGGGATCTTTGCTCTGAAAGGTGAATATGATGTTATTGCATAG